The nucleotide sequence CGCACCGATGTAGTGCTTCAGGCGGTGGACCGTCACATCCAGCGCGAGCCGCGCAGCCTCATCCCCGCGACCCGCCGCCTGACGGACATCGCGCATGTCGCCCCGGCCGGAGAGGCCGAGCAGCCCGCTCCGGCGGTTCAGCAACTCGTCCAGGGCATCCGTCGACAGGTGCGCGCGCCGCGCCAAGTGGATGAGCACCGCCGGGTCGAGGTCGCCCGACCGCGTCCCCATGACCAGGCCCTCCAGCGGCGTCATGCCCATCGACGTCTCCACCGAGCGTCCGCCATCGATCGCGCACGCCGACGCGCCGTTGCCCAGGTGCAGGACGATCTGGCGCAGCTCGCCGAGCGGGCGGTCGACGAACTCCGCGGCCGTCTCGGAGACGTACTTGTGCGACGTGCCGTGGAAGCCGTACCGCCGCACACGATGGCGCTCGGCCAGGTCGGCGTCGATGGCGTATGTGTACGCCTCCGGCGCCAGTGTCTGGTGGAACGCGGTGTCGAACACCGCGACGTGCGGCACGTCCGGGAACGCCTTCTTGGCAGCACGGATGCCCTCGAGGTTCGCGGGGTTGTGCAGCGGCGCGAGGTCGGACAGGTCCTCGATGTTGATCTCGACGAGCGGCGTGACGATCGTCGGCTCGAAGAAGCGCTTGCCGCCGTGGACCACGCGATGGCCGACCGCATCCAGCGGGTTCTCGTCGAGGCTGGGACCCTCCGCCGCGAACGCGTCGAGCATCGCACGGAACCCGGCCGTGTGGTCCGGGATCTCGAGCGTGCGCTCCGTCGTGCCGTTCGGCCCGCGGTGCGTGGTGTGCCCGCTCGACTCGCCGATCCGCTCCACCAGCCCGGAGGCCAGTGACTCCTCGGTCTCGCTGTCGATCAGCTGGTACTTGAACGACGACGAACCGCTGTTGACGACCAGGACGGCGCTCATGACAGCGCCGCCTGGATCGCCGTGATCGCCACGGTGTTGACGATGTCGTCGACGGTCGCGCCGCGGGACAGATCGTTGATCGGCTTCCGGAGGCCCTGCAGGACGGGACCGATGGCGACGGCGCCCGCGCTCCGCTGCACCGCCTTATAGGTGTTGTTGCCGGTGTTGAGGTCCGGGAAGATGAACACGGTCGCCCGACCGGCCACCTCCGAACCGGGCATCTTGGCGGCGCCGACCGCCGCATCCGCCGCCGCGTCGTACTGGATGGGGCCTGCCACCGCGAGCTGCGGCGCGCGCTCCCGCACCAGCTCGGTCGCGGTCCGCACCTTCTCCACATCCGCCCCGGCGCCCGAGTCGCCGGTCGAGTACGACAGCATCGCGACGCGTGGCTCGATCCCGAACTGTTCGGCGGTCCGAGCGGACGAGATCGCGATGTCGGCCAACTGCTCGGAGGTCGGGTCCGGGACGACGGCGCAGTCCCCGTAGACGAGCACGCGGTCGGCGAGGGCCATCAGGAAGACACTGGACACGACCGAGACGCCCGGCGTCGTCTTGATGATCTCGAAAGCCGGCCGGATGGTGTGCGCCGTCGTGTGCGCGGCGCCGGACACCATCCCGTCGGCGAGCCCCAGGTGCACCATCATCGTGCCGAAGTAGGACGTGTCGGTGATGGTGTCGGACGCCTGCTCGATCGTGATGCCCTTGTGCGCGCGCAACCGGGCGTACTCGGTCG is from Leifsonia sp. 466MF and encodes:
- a CDS encoding acetate/propionate family kinase; translation: MSAVLVVNSGSSSFKYQLIDSETEESLASGLVERIGESSGHTTHRGPNGTTERTLEIPDHTAGFRAMLDAFAAEGPSLDENPLDAVGHRVVHGGKRFFEPTIVTPLVEINIEDLSDLAPLHNPANLEGIRAAKKAFPDVPHVAVFDTAFHQTLAPEAYTYAIDADLAERHRVRRYGFHGTSHKYVSETAAEFVDRPLGELRQIVLHLGNGASACAIDGGRSVETSMGMTPLEGLVMGTRSGDLDPAVLIHLARRAHLSTDALDELLNRRSGLLGLSGRGDMRDVRQAAGRGDEAARLALDVTVHRLKHYIGAYTALLGRLDVLTFTAGVGENDAALRAEVLSGLEVLGIRLDTERNASPSRDARVISADDSAVTVLVVPTNEELEISRQSLEAVRAATGG